One part of the Thermococcus litoralis DSM 5473 genome encodes these proteins:
- a CDS encoding ABC transporter permease, with amino-acid sequence MNRKNQRLFESLFDKIFSFLEIAKTILKSRRGKIGLMLLALPFAMAIAPQYIAPYDPWKIVDAPFLPPSWDHLLGTNDIGQDVFSELVYGARISLFVGITAAVSTVVIGTLVGLLAGYYGKIIDEALMAVTDVMLLIPILPFMILLASILGQGYMNIVITIAIFSWPGIARMVRAQVLSLKERDYVEAARALGASNKRIMFKHILPQLLPLLVAFTLMRVGGAMIAEASLSFLGLGDPSKKSWGAIIYWARNSGAISSGLWWWITAPGIMITITVLGFTQIGYAIEEYINPRLKQM; translated from the coding sequence ATGAACAGAAAGAACCAAAGATTGTTTGAATCTTTGTTTGATAAAATATTTTCATTTTTGGAGATTGCTAAAACAATATTAAAAAGCAGAAGAGGGAAAATTGGCTTAATGTTATTGGCTTTGCCATTCGCAATGGCTATTGCTCCCCAATATATTGCTCCTTATGATCCTTGGAAAATTGTGGATGCTCCATTCCTGCCTCCCTCTTGGGACCACTTACTGGGGACAAACGATATAGGTCAAGATGTATTTAGTGAACTAGTTTATGGAGCAAGAATTTCTTTGTTCGTAGGAATTACTGCAGCAGTTTCAACAGTAGTCATAGGAACCCTTGTAGGTTTACTCGCAGGATATTATGGGAAGATAATTGATGAAGCTCTAATGGCAGTAACGGATGTTATGCTACTCATTCCAATATTGCCCTTTATGATACTTCTCGCATCTATTCTTGGCCAGGGGTACATGAATATAGTGATAACAATCGCAATATTTAGTTGGCCTGGGATTGCAAGAATGGTTAGAGCCCAAGTACTGTCACTAAAAGAAAGAGATTACGTAGAAGCAGCAAGAGCTCTCGGAGCCAGCAACAAAAGAATAATGTTTAAGCATATACTACCCCAGTTACTCCCTCTCCTTGTGGCATTTACTTTAATGAGAGTCGGTGGAGCTATGATCGCTGAAGCATCGCTTAGTTTCCTTGGACTAGGAGACCCATCTAAAAAATCATGGGGAGCCATTATTTACTGGGCAAGGAATTCAGGAGCTATCTCTAGCGGCCTTTGGTGGTGGATAACGGCCCCAGGGATAATGATTACAATAACAGTTCTTGGATTTACGCAAATAGGGTATGCAATAGAGGAATACATAAATCCGAGGCTTAAACAAATGTAG
- a CDS encoding ABC transporter permease: MDKGWIYRVLRKIIIRGIVFYIIVSITFVIPRLLPGGAFAYLAENPNISPELREALIKEFKLDQPLWEQYKTFIKEFFLHGNLGISFSRLEPVSEVIKEALPWTIVLVTTSIIVSALVGIFLGAMAAYKRGSAFDSFLVSLVMFIRSMPSFWLGIVLLIIFGYYFGLAPLYGAYSYGMEYTSRLEFLKDVISHLWLPFITLVILGFAGYFMLMRNTMIDILGEDFILVAKAKGMPDRTILFKHALRPASLPVVTALALDLGWSVSGAMLIEVVFSLPGVGKLLYDAVYMTDYPLLLGIVVYTSLLTLVLVTIVEFMYPIIDPRVSEQ; the protein is encoded by the coding sequence ATGGATAAAGGCTGGATATATAGAGTCCTACGAAAAATAATAATAAGAGGAATAGTTTTTTACATAATAGTAAGCATTACCTTTGTAATCCCAAGATTATTACCTGGAGGTGCATTTGCTTATTTAGCAGAAAATCCAAATATTTCACCAGAATTAAGAGAAGCTCTTATTAAAGAGTTTAAATTAGATCAACCTTTGTGGGAACAGTATAAAACCTTTATAAAAGAGTTTTTCCTTCATGGTAATCTCGGAATCTCCTTTAGCCGGCTTGAGCCAGTATCTGAAGTTATTAAGGAAGCTCTGCCATGGACTATTGTTCTTGTTACGACATCCATTATTGTTTCAGCGTTAGTTGGTATATTTCTCGGTGCCATGGCAGCTTACAAGAGAGGATCAGCATTTGATTCCTTTTTAGTGTCTCTTGTTATGTTTATTAGGTCAATGCCAAGTTTTTGGCTTGGAATTGTATTATTAATAATATTTGGATATTATTTTGGACTAGCTCCGCTCTATGGAGCGTATTCATATGGAATGGAGTATACCAGTCGTCTAGAGTTTTTAAAAGATGTAATATCACATTTGTGGCTTCCATTTATAACCTTAGTTATTCTGGGCTTTGCAGGATATTTCATGCTCATGCGAAATACAATGATAGATATCCTTGGGGAAGATTTTATTTTAGTGGCTAAAGCAAAAGGGATGCCAGATAGGACAATTCTTTTCAAGCATGCTCTAAGGCCTGCTAGTTTACCCGTAGTTACTGCCCTTGCATTGGATCTAGGTTGGTCAGTAAGTGGAGCAATGCTTATTGAAGTTGTTTTTTCATTACCTGGTGTTGGTAAATTACTCTATGATGCAGTATATATGACAGACTATCCACTACTTTTGGGTATAGTAGTGTACACCTCTCTGTTGACATTAGTGTTAGTTACAATAGTCGAATTCATGTATCCAATAATAGATCCAAGGGTGAGTGAGCAATGA
- a CDS encoding ABC transporter substrate-binding protein, with translation MRNTVKIYLKEPYAPFLYMIASSIYIVPKHLWENVDKNSILQYKNEKPIGSGPFIFVEHKPQQYYKLKANPNYHLGRPLIDEIVMPIISNPDAMLMAFKKGEVDVMTWSIPYSSIPQVEKIPDAHLHAVTEFGARFMYFNCQRWPMSEVKFRQAVHHAINQTEVVKVVYQGHALPGSLGRIPPTLKEWYNPNLPSKEEKYPFNLQKAAQLLDEIGFKDVDGDGWRETPDGSDITLTIYSPSYDPLRVRWGQMIAENLKKIGVNVKYQPLEWTTLSNYLDSGNFDMLIIGGIGSLDPDILRMLFHSQGGWNEGHCVIPGLDELLDKQRYTVDYEKRKKIVYKIQEILTENVPLLNMVHQQFIFAYSTKNWEGWVLSDIMGPDNWFSLMNLYNKEINKQQSIQTSEVKQSVSSSTSTKSQTPSESKGGICGPASLIGLALLPIILRKRK, from the coding sequence ATACGTAATACTGTAAAGATTTACTTAAAAGAACCTTATGCACCCTTCTTATATATGATAGCTTCTTCAATTTATATAGTCCCCAAACATCTCTGGGAGAATGTAGACAAGAACTCCATTCTCCAGTATAAAAATGAAAAGCCAATAGGATCAGGACCCTTTATTTTTGTTGAACACAAGCCACAACAATATTATAAACTTAAAGCCAATCCTAATTATCATCTCGGAAGGCCTCTTATAGATGAAATTGTAATGCCAATAATATCCAATCCTGATGCAATGCTTATGGCATTTAAAAAAGGAGAAGTCGACGTAATGACTTGGAGTATTCCATATAGTTCAATTCCCCAAGTTGAAAAGATTCCTGATGCCCATTTGCATGCAGTAACCGAATTTGGAGCTAGATTCATGTATTTTAACTGTCAGAGATGGCCAATGAGTGAAGTAAAGTTCAGGCAAGCAGTTCATCATGCTATTAACCAAACTGAAGTCGTAAAAGTGGTGTATCAAGGGCATGCATTACCGGGTTCCCTCGGCAGGATTCCACCAACCCTAAAAGAATGGTACAATCCAAACTTACCTTCAAAAGAAGAGAAATATCCATTTAACTTACAAAAAGCTGCTCAATTATTAGACGAAATTGGATTCAAAGATGTAGACGGAGATGGATGGAGAGAAACCCCAGATGGGTCAGATATTACTTTAACCATATACTCACCTTCCTACGATCCATTAAGAGTTAGATGGGGACAGATGATAGCTGAAAACTTGAAAAAAATTGGAGTTAACGTTAAATATCAACCATTGGAATGGACAACTCTTTCAAATTACCTTGATTCAGGGAACTTTGACATGCTAATAATAGGTGGAATTGGCTCACTTGACCCAGATATTCTAAGAATGTTGTTCCACTCACAAGGTGGATGGAATGAAGGTCATTGTGTTATCCCGGGATTAGATGAACTACTTGATAAGCAAAGATACACTGTGGACTATGAAAAAAGAAAGAAAATAGTATATAAAATTCAGGAAATACTCACGGAGAATGTTCCACTTCTTAACATGGTTCATCAACAGTTTATATTCGCATATAGTACTAAAAACTGGGAAGGATGGGTGCTTTCAGACATAATGGGCCCAGATAACTGGTTCAGTCTCATGAATCTTTATAACAAAGAGATAAACAAACAACAATCCATCCAAACAAGCGAAGTAAAACAAAGTGTAAGCTCCTCAACATCCACAAAATCCCAAACTCCAAGTGAGAGTAAGGGAGGCATATGTGGACCAGCATCACTAATTGGATTAGCACTACTACCAATAATACTCAGAAAGAGAAAGTGA
- a CDS encoding ABC transporter substrate-binding protein: protein MKRNRLLSLILVGMTLFSILLPVSSADTNKANIFNYIHRESGIKPGGTFKWPMMGEANTLNPFTYTSSWEAMILDNVYDTLTIMTPDMKYAGRLAEDWSVSEDGKVWTFKIFKNATWHDGKPVTAEDVAFTYNLLAEIGNQTRFADVAAVIDKAEAVDT, encoded by the coding sequence ATGAAAAGAAATCGACTCTTAAGTTTGATTTTAGTTGGTATGACATTATTTTCAATATTGTTGCCAGTAAGTAGTGCAGACACAAACAAGGCGAACATATTCAATTATATTCATAGAGAATCAGGAATAAAACCAGGAGGAACTTTCAAATGGCCCATGATGGGTGAGGCAAATACTCTGAATCCATTTACCTACACCTCCTCATGGGAGGCAATGATTTTAGATAATGTGTATGATACATTAACAATAATGACTCCCGACATGAAATATGCTGGAAGACTAGCTGAAGATTGGAGTGTTTCTGAAGATGGTAAAGTGTGGACTTTCAAGATCTTTAAGAATGCTACATGGCATGATGGAAAACCAGTAACAGCAGAAGATGTTGCATTTACATATAACTTACTTGCAGAGATTGGTAATCAAACAAGGTTTGCAGATGTTGCTGCAGTAATTGACAAAGCTGAAGCCGTAGATACGTAA
- a CDS encoding Lrp/AsnC family transcriptional regulator, translating into MKKRLSKTDWQIIRLLKENARMSDAEIGRRIGLSKSAVRWRRINLQKKGCLFISAYLRFDKLGYSYAFVLIKLKPETPKNQIIAFKKKLMENENTFEVYEIWGGYDLLIGMFGEDVSDLRKSVEEVIQGESCIHDYRILFGVKTLKGLEVPFKDALSEL; encoded by the coding sequence ATGAAGAAAAGGTTATCAAAAACAGATTGGCAAATTATAAGGCTTTTAAAAGAAAACGCTAGAATGAGTGATGCGGAAATTGGAAGACGAATAGGCCTCTCAAAATCCGCCGTTAGGTGGAGAAGAATAAATTTACAAAAGAAAGGATGTCTCTTTATATCAGCTTATTTAAGATTTGACAAACTTGGATATAGCTATGCGTTCGTACTTATCAAGCTGAAGCCTGAAACTCCAAAGAACCAAATTATAGCCTTTAAGAAAAAGCTCATGGAGAATGAAAACACATTTGAAGTATATGAAATATGGGGTGGCTATGACCTCTTAATAGGGATGTTTGGGGAAGATGTCTCAGATCTTAGAAAGAGCGTTGAAGAGGTTATACAAGGAGAAAGTTGCATACATGACTACAGAATCCTATTTGGTGTGAAGACACTGAAAGGTCTCGAAGTTCCTTTTAAGGATGCATTGAGTGAACTTTAG
- a CDS encoding aspartate/glutamate racemase family protein, whose product MKKYTIGLIRVLTIQDEELLNRHGKIIEKAFPELKVISRCIENQPKGIYDEKTEEEAKPKILRLVKEFESDGVDAIIISCAADPAVEEARKLVSIPVIGAGSAASALALAYGRKIGVLNLTEETPRVIKEILGKNLVAEDHPNEVTNTLDLMTDWGREEAIRAAKRLKEKGTEVIVLGCTGMSTIMIAPILEEEVGISVIDPVIAAGAVALHSLRRVEAWGDLNENKG is encoded by the coding sequence ATGAAAAAATACACGATTGGACTAATTAGAGTGCTAACAATTCAAGATGAAGAACTCCTTAACCGTCACGGGAAAATTATTGAGAAAGCCTTCCCAGAGCTAAAAGTAATCAGCAGGTGCATTGAAAACCAACCTAAAGGGATATACGATGAAAAAACTGAGGAAGAAGCAAAACCAAAAATTTTGCGCTTGGTAAAAGAGTTTGAAAGTGATGGTGTTGATGCGATCATCATAAGTTGTGCAGCTGACCCTGCTGTTGAAGAAGCCAGAAAATTAGTTTCAATTCCAGTCATTGGGGCTGGATCTGCTGCTTCAGCATTGGCCTTGGCATATGGCAGAAAAATTGGGGTTCTTAACTTAACTGAAGAAACTCCAAGGGTAATAAAGGAAATTCTCGGTAAGAACTTAGTTGCAGAAGATCATCCTAATGAAGTCACCAATACCCTCGACTTAATGACAGACTGGGGAAGAGAAGAAGCAATACGAGCTGCAAAGAGATTAAAAGAAAAGGGTACTGAAGTAATAGTTCTTGGATGCACCGGAATGTCAACGATTATGATTGCTCCTATTCTTGAAGAAGAGGTTGGGATCTCAGTTATTGATCCGGTAATTGCTGCGGGAGCAGTGGCTTTACACTCCCTTAGAAGAGTGGAGGCATGGGGTGATCTTAATGAGAATAAGGGTTGA
- a CDS encoding DUF917 domain-containing protein yields the protein MRIRVDEKLAEAAVLGGAFFGGGGGGDLRLGLKHAKLAIEMGEVVIVDVDSIPEDKYIATASMVGAPAAKERYLLPVHAIKSTELFMNVARVPLGGLISSENGGYSTINGWIQSAVLGIPIVDAPTDGRAHPAAVMGSMGLHKLPNYLSIQTAVGGNKEKGKYIEVIVKGSLERAAKMIREAAVQAGGLVAVTRNPVAPDYVKENAAVGAISQAIEVGKIMQENISNPEQMVERIVQYLGGGEVIDKGEVKQVALETKGGFDIGRIIVKGSTVEKYEITFWNEFMTLEDAEGRRYGTFPDLIVMVDLQTGLPLTSAEVKRGDKVLLVTIPKEHIILGTGVKDPDVLKLVEQVIGKKIV from the coding sequence ATGAGAATAAGGGTTGATGAAAAACTAGCTGAAGCGGCTGTTCTTGGTGGAGCTTTTTTTGGAGGTGGGGGAGGAGGCGATTTAAGATTGGGATTAAAGCATGCTAAACTCGCTATTGAGATGGGTGAAGTGGTAATAGTAGATGTGGATAGTATTCCTGAAGACAAATACATAGCTACAGCTTCTATGGTAGGAGCTCCTGCAGCAAAAGAGAGATATCTCCTCCCGGTTCACGCAATAAAATCTACAGAACTCTTTATGAACGTGGCCAGAGTTCCGCTCGGAGGCCTAATTTCCTCAGAAAATGGAGGTTATTCAACTATAAATGGCTGGATACAATCCGCAGTATTGGGGATTCCAATTGTAGATGCTCCAACAGATGGAAGGGCACATCCTGCGGCGGTTATGGGCTCTATGGGCTTGCATAAGCTTCCAAATTATCTCTCAATTCAAACTGCTGTTGGAGGAAACAAAGAGAAGGGAAAATACATCGAAGTTATTGTAAAAGGGTCTTTAGAAAGAGCAGCAAAGATGATCAGAGAAGCAGCAGTTCAGGCAGGAGGATTAGTTGCAGTAACGAGGAATCCTGTAGCTCCAGATTACGTAAAAGAGAATGCCGCAGTAGGGGCAATTTCACAGGCAATAGAAGTTGGTAAAATAATGCAGGAGAATATCTCCAATCCCGAGCAAATGGTTGAAAGAATAGTACAATATCTTGGAGGCGGGGAAGTTATAGACAAGGGCGAAGTTAAGCAGGTAGCCTTGGAAACAAAAGGGGGCTTTGACATCGGAAGGATTATCGTGAAGGGAAGCACAGTCGAAAAATACGAAATAACCTTCTGGAATGAATTTATGACTCTCGAAGATGCCGAAGGAAGGAGATATGGAACTTTTCCAGACTTGATAGTTATGGTGGATCTCCAGACAGGACTTCCCCTAACCTCTGCAGAGGTAAAACGAGGGGATAAAGTTCTCTTAGTTACAATACCCAAAGAACACATTATCTTGGGGACTGGAGTTAAGGACCCCGATGTTTTGAAGCTGGTGGAACAAGTTATTGGAAAGAAGATTGTTTAA
- a CDS encoding DUF1177 domain-containing protein, with translation MLKQVIEAYELLDSAYVDGEKVAQILKERGLDRVEVRRIEGEKGYTDFIKIIVPGKNGKLSGGNAPTLGIIGRLGGIGARPEMIGLVSDADGAITAIAVALKLADMIKNGDMLDGDVIIATHICPNAPTQPHDPVPFMGSPVDMATMNKYEVDPMMDAILSVDTTRGNRIINVKGFAITPTVKEGWILKVSDDLLDIMQYVTGKMPAVVPITMQDITPYGNGVHHINSILQPATATNAPVVGVAITAEVPVPGCATGASHEVDIEQAARFCIEVAKGFGKGKVRFYDEEEFKHLVKLYGPMNHLQTLGRRK, from the coding sequence ATGCTAAAGCAAGTGATAGAGGCTTACGAACTGCTGGACAGTGCATATGTGGATGGAGAGAAAGTTGCCCAAATTCTAAAGGAAAGAGGTCTCGATAGAGTTGAAGTTCGCAGGATAGAAGGAGAAAAAGGTTATACAGACTTCATTAAAATAATAGTGCCTGGAAAAAATGGAAAGCTTTCTGGTGGCAACGCTCCAACACTTGGAATAATCGGCAGGCTTGGGGGAATTGGGGCAAGGCCTGAAATGATTGGCTTAGTTTCAGACGCAGATGGTGCAATAACTGCAATAGCCGTTGCCCTAAAGCTTGCAGACATGATAAAAAATGGGGATATGCTAGATGGGGATGTTATAATTGCCACCCATATATGCCCAAATGCACCAACCCAGCCCCACGACCCCGTTCCCTTCATGGGCTCCCCTGTTGACATGGCAACAATGAACAAGTACGAAGTTGACCCAATGATGGATGCAATTCTCTCAGTGGACACTACAAGAGGGAACAGGATAATAAACGTTAAGGGGTTCGCAATAACCCCAACAGTAAAAGAGGGATGGATACTAAAAGTAAGTGATGATTTGTTGGATATAATGCAGTATGTAACTGGAAAAATGCCTGCGGTTGTTCCTATAACTATGCAAGATATAACCCCATATGGAAATGGTGTCCACCACATCAACAGCATTTTACAACCAGCAACAGCTACAAACGCGCCAGTAGTTGGTGTTGCCATAACAGCCGAGGTTCCAGTTCCCGGATGTGCAACGGGCGCAAGTCATGAAGTTGACATAGAACAAGCTGCAAGATTCTGTATTGAAGTTGCAAAAGGATTTGGTAAGGGTAAGGTGAGGTTCTACGATGAAGAAGAGTTCAAACACTTAGTTAAGCTCTATGGGCCAATGAATCACCTTCAGACACTAGGGAGGAGGAAGTAA
- a CDS encoding AroM family protein gives MKVGFITIGQSPRVDVVPEIEPYLGDIEIIECGALDGLTLEEIKELAPKEGEYVLVSRLRDGTQVRLSREKIVKRLQECIKKLEKEVDIIGVLCTGEFPELTSKKLLVEPSLLLLKTVESLGVSKLGVVVPDPDQIEMTKRKWSNIADTIKVQSVSPYLGEKDELIRAAQELKDCDLIVLDCIGYNFNAKKLVKKITKTPVVLPRTLMARVIGELLEE, from the coding sequence ATGAAAGTTGGGTTCATAACAATAGGACAATCACCTAGAGTAGATGTTGTTCCAGAGATAGAACCCTATCTAGGTGACATAGAGATTATTGAATGTGGAGCTTTGGACGGATTAACATTAGAGGAGATCAAAGAATTGGCTCCAAAAGAGGGAGAATACGTTCTGGTAAGCAGACTTAGGGACGGCACTCAAGTAAGACTCAGCAGGGAAAAGATAGTTAAAAGACTTCAAGAGTGTATCAAGAAACTGGAAAAGGAGGTTGACATCATTGGGGTTCTCTGTACTGGAGAATTTCCGGAATTGACTTCAAAAAAACTGCTTGTTGAACCTTCTTTACTTCTTTTAAAAACAGTGGAATCGCTAGGAGTTTCAAAGCTTGGGGTTGTGGTTCCCGATCCAGATCAAATAGAGATGACCAAAAGAAAGTGGAGCAATATTGCAGACACAATCAAAGTTCAAAGCGTTTCTCCTTACCTTGGAGAAAAAGATGAACTCATAAGAGCCGCACAAGAGCTAAAAGATTGCGACCTTATTGTACTGGACTGCATTGGATATAATTTTAATGCCAAGAAACTCGTAAAAAAGATTACAAAAACACCCGTTGTTCTACCAAGAACCCTAATGGCTCGGGTTATTGGAGAACTTTTGGAGGAATGA
- a CDS encoding aminopeptidase codes for MALFDINPELYKACEIALKQCLGVREGESVVVIADEPERKIGYHLWMKAKELNAEAVYIEIIPRKMHGEEPPKPVAEAMKAANVVIAPTSKSITHTLAKKEACEKGTRVATLPGITEEIFIRTMSADYEEILELTNRIADILDHGRIVRITTSLGTDLEFSIEGRKAKRSTGIYRNPGECGNLPGAEAYIAPVEGTANGVAVIDGSMAGIGILNSPIKLTIREGLVEKIEGGDEARKLEEILSKYGKEARNIAEFGIGTNPNARISGNILEDEKVFGTVHIALGSNYDFGGRVKAPIHLDGIIKTPTVLIDGKYLFRDGALQGGKNEE; via the coding sequence ATGGCACTTTTTGATATTAATCCTGAGCTCTACAAGGCATGTGAAATCGCATTAAAACAGTGTCTTGGAGTTCGAGAAGGCGAATCAGTAGTTGTAATTGCAGATGAACCAGAGCGCAAAATTGGATACCATCTCTGGATGAAAGCTAAGGAATTAAACGCGGAGGCAGTTTACATAGAAATTATCCCTAGGAAAATGCATGGAGAAGAACCACCAAAGCCTGTTGCCGAAGCTATGAAAGCAGCGAACGTTGTAATTGCTCCAACCTCAAAGTCAATAACTCATACACTAGCAAAAAAGGAAGCATGCGAAAAAGGAACAAGAGTGGCGACTCTACCTGGCATCACCGAAGAGATTTTTATCAGAACAATGAGCGCTGATTATGAGGAGATACTAGAACTCACAAATAGAATAGCCGATATTTTGGATCATGGAAGAATTGTACGTATCACGACTAGCCTTGGTACAGATTTGGAGTTCTCAATAGAGGGTAGAAAAGCTAAAAGAAGCACAGGGATTTACAGGAACCCGGGTGAATGTGGGAATCTCCCTGGAGCCGAAGCGTACATAGCTCCTGTAGAAGGAACGGCAAATGGTGTTGCAGTTATTGATGGCTCTATGGCTGGAATTGGAATTTTGAATAGTCCAATCAAGCTCACAATTCGTGAAGGTTTAGTTGAAAAAATTGAAGGAGGTGATGAAGCAAGAAAGCTGGAGGAAATTTTGTCAAAATACGGAAAGGAAGCAAGAAACATAGCAGAATTCGGAATAGGGACGAATCCCAATGCAAGAATAAGTGGGAATATTTTGGAAGATGAGAAAGTCTTTGGAACAGTACACATTGCATTAGGAAGCAACTACGATTTTGGAGGACGTGTAAAAGCTCCCATCCATTTGGATGGGATTATTAAAACCCCAACAGTTTTGATTGATGGGAAATATTTGTTTAGAGATGGAGCGTTACAAGGTGGCAAAAATGAAGAGTAA
- a CDS encoding amidohydrolase, translated as MKSKIKEEIVSFLENNKKRFVEIAQYIWENPELAFEEFKSSKILADTLKEFGFEVERGIADLPTAFVGTWGEGKPVLGLLAEYDALPGLAADGSGKPGHGCGHNLLGTASVAAGIAVKRAMEKYGLKGTIKVFGCPAEEVVLGKVIMAARGVFNGLDAVIQWHPYWENAIRYDSSNAAEIKVYRFYGKSAHAGGTPWEGKSALDAALLFLNSIEFLREHIWEKDRIHYIITKGGDAPNIVPDFAEVAVGIRSYDMKHFVELSERIDKCAIGSTLSTGTKVEIFSKGACYPILPNKVLSSVVYENLRIVGPPKFTKDILKREKLHTNISKFEGWEIGEEWRGMTASTDVGDVSWLVPTSGQLTTACAPIGTPTHSIEFTKYSGRSVGYEGMITAAKVMALSLVDILLNPDVVARAWEEFKMRKKSLEWEYKPLLPAKIESRLDLEIKREELKIENPTRIKNLFNT; from the coding sequence ATGAAGAGTAAAATCAAAGAAGAAATAGTTTCCTTCTTGGAAAACAACAAAAAAAGATTTGTAGAGATAGCTCAGTACATTTGGGAGAATCCGGAACTCGCTTTTGAAGAATTTAAATCATCAAAAATACTCGCAGATACTCTAAAAGAATTTGGCTTTGAAGTTGAAAGAGGTATAGCCGACTTGCCAACAGCCTTTGTAGGCACATGGGGAGAGGGAAAACCGGTATTAGGTCTTTTAGCCGAGTATGATGCCCTACCAGGTTTGGCTGCTGATGGTTCTGGTAAACCAGGCCATGGCTGTGGGCACAATTTACTTGGAACTGCAAGCGTTGCTGCGGGGATAGCAGTCAAACGAGCAATGGAAAAATATGGATTAAAGGGTACAATAAAGGTCTTTGGATGCCCTGCCGAAGAAGTGGTGCTAGGAAAAGTTATAATGGCAGCAAGAGGGGTATTTAACGGTTTAGACGCAGTAATTCAGTGGCACCCTTACTGGGAAAATGCAATCCGCTATGACAGTTCAAACGCCGCAGAGATAAAAGTTTACAGATTCTACGGGAAATCAGCTCACGCCGGAGGCACCCCTTGGGAAGGAAAAAGTGCTCTCGATGCCGCACTCTTGTTCTTAAATTCAATAGAGTTCCTGAGAGAGCACATTTGGGAGAAGGATAGGATTCATTACATAATCACCAAAGGAGGTGATGCTCCAAATATAGTTCCAGACTTTGCCGAAGTCGCGGTTGGTATCAGATCATACGACATGAAACACTTTGTAGAGCTATCAGAAAGAATTGACAAGTGCGCAATTGGATCAACTCTCAGCACTGGGACAAAAGTAGAGATATTTAGCAAAGGTGCCTGTTATCCCATACTCCCCAACAAGGTGTTGTCTTCGGTAGTGTATGAAAATTTGAGGATTGTAGGTCCTCCGAAATTTACAAAAGACATTCTAAAAAGAGAAAAGCTCCATACAAATATCAGTAAGTTTGAAGGTTGGGAAATAGGGGAAGAATGGAGAGGAATGACAGCGTCAACAGATGTTGGAGATGTTAGCTGGCTAGTCCCAACTTCAGGCCAGCTTACAACAGCATGTGCTCCTATTGGGACTCCAACTCACAGTATAGAGTTTACCAAGTATTCCGGTAGGTCTGTGGGATATGAGGGCATGATAACAGCAGCTAAGGTAATGGCGCTTTCGCTAGTAGATATCCTCCTGAACCCAGATGTTGTAGCTAGGGCATGGGAAGAATTCAAAATGAGAAAAAAAAGTTTAGAGTGGGAATACAAGCCACTACTACCGGCAAAAATAGAATCTCGGCTTGATTTAGAGATAAAAAGAGAAGAACTCAAAATAGAGAATCCTACGAGAATAAAAAACTTGTTTAATACCTAA